A genome region from Natronobeatus ordinarius includes the following:
- a CDS encoding HNH endonuclease, translating into MPECELCERTVAKTTRHHLVPKNRKGSPTVDLCQPCHDQAHAVFTHHELKQHYDTLEKLESAPEIEKFVRWVRKTDPTRVKTRDAERVRDWRS; encoded by the coding sequence ATGCCCGAGTGCGAACTCTGCGAGCGGACGGTGGCGAAGACGACGCGTCACCACCTGGTCCCGAAAAACCGCAAGGGGAGCCCGACCGTCGATCTCTGTCAGCCCTGTCACGACCAGGCCCACGCCGTCTTCACCCACCACGAGCTGAAACAGCACTACGACACACTCGAGAAACTCGAATCGGCGCCAGAGATCGAGAAATTCGTGCGCTGGGTGCGAAAGACCGACCCCACGCGAGTAAAGACCCGCGACGCCGAACGCGTCCGCGACTGGCGGTCGTAA
- a CDS encoding methyltransferase family protein — protein sequence MSPPVYVQPPHIYVFFGAIGLWIVSDLHIAWRFGGRGDASQDRGSKRVLGLSVAAGVLGAALVSEFVTALSLAHPAIAFWGGIGTMVLGVVVRQYAAWTLREYFSLEVTVDSTDSVVTSGPYRWVRHPSYTGGFTTLVGLGVAVGNWVSLAVVIGAGLVGYGYRITVEERALRDQLGDEYEAYAERTPYRLVPGLW from the coding sequence ATGTCGCCGCCAGTGTATGTACAGCCGCCACACATCTACGTCTTTTTCGGGGCGATCGGCCTCTGGATCGTATCGGACCTGCACATCGCGTGGCGATTCGGTGGGCGGGGTGACGCCTCGCAGGACCGCGGGTCGAAACGCGTTCTCGGACTGTCCGTCGCTGCCGGCGTTCTGGGCGCCGCCCTCGTCTCCGAATTCGTCACCGCACTCTCGCTGGCGCACCCGGCGATCGCGTTCTGGGGCGGGATCGGAACGATGGTCCTCGGGGTGGTCGTTCGCCAGTACGCGGCCTGGACGCTCCGCGAGTACTTCTCGCTCGAGGTGACCGTCGATTCGACGGATTCGGTCGTCACGTCGGGTCCCTACCGATGGGTGCGACACCCGTCGTACACCGGCGGGTTCACCACGCTGGTCGGGCTCGGCGTCGCGGTCGGCAACTGGGTCAGCCTCGCCGTCGTGATCGGCGCCGGGCTGGTCGGCTACGGCTATCGAATCACCGTCGAAGAGCGCGCCCTCCGGGACCAGCTGGGCGACGAGTACGAGGCGTACGCCGAACGGACGCCGTATCGGCTCGTCCCTGGCCTCTGGTGA
- a CDS encoding nucleoside-triphosphatase, with the protein MARNALVTGPPRSGKTTALERTISLLREHDYAVGGIFCPELRADGERVGFEIDEIAPMELESERFVRETRRALDAPVPVLAAITYRSRDGFLGEVKSRADVERFEVTLESRDELPGELLGWARTH; encoded by the coding sequence ATGGCCCGAAACGCCCTCGTCACCGGCCCGCCCCGAAGCGGGAAGACGACCGCCCTCGAGCGAACCATCTCCCTGCTCCGCGAGCACGACTACGCGGTCGGCGGGATCTTCTGTCCCGAGTTGCGCGCAGACGGCGAGCGAGTCGGCTTCGAGATCGACGAAATCGCGCCGATGGAACTCGAGAGCGAGCGATTCGTTCGGGAGACCCGTCGCGCCCTCGACGCCCCGGTGCCGGTGCTGGCGGCGATCACGTATCGATCTCGGGACGGATTCCTCGGTGAGGTAAAGTCGAGAGCGGACGTCGAACGGTTCGAGGTGACGCTGGAGAGTCGCGACGAACTCCCCGGGGAACTGCTCGGGTGGGCTCGCACTCACTGA